In the genome of Desulfovibrio desulfuricans, one region contains:
- the folP gene encoding dihydropteroate synthase, which yields MTDSNCHVSPCGSAGWHILGGRALKTPSPFGVMGIVNLTPDSFYDGGRHNGPLPGISHALSLLDQGADILDLGAESSRPGAAELPPQQETERLLPILAGLRRAAPGAVVSVDTYHAATAATVLNMGAAIINDISACAFDPALLDVLVQYKPGYVLMHSQGRPQTMQHNPQYTDVRREVLQFFEREMSRLVRAGLPENRIILDPGIGFGKTLEHNLALLAHPQDWLSLGRPVLMALSMKSVFGGLLGLPPQQRGLATATATAILREKGIYWHRVHDVAAARQAMTVAMALRAC from the coding sequence ATGACCGATAGCAATTGCCACGTCTCTCCTTGCGGGAGCGCAGGCTGGCATATTCTTGGGGGGCGGGCGTTAAAGACGCCCTCCCCCTTTGGCGTTATGGGCATAGTAAACCTGACGCCCGACTCCTTTTATGACGGCGGCCGCCACAACGGCCCCTTGCCCGGCATCAGCCATGCCCTGTCCCTGCTTGATCAGGGAGCGGACATTCTTGACCTTGGGGCGGAATCGTCCCGCCCAGGCGCCGCCGAGCTGCCGCCCCAGCAGGAAACGGAACGTCTGCTGCCGATCCTCGCCGGGTTGCGTCGCGCCGCTCCCGGAGCCGTGGTCTCCGTCGACACCTATCATGCAGCCACCGCAGCAACCGTGCTGAACATGGGGGCGGCCATCATCAACGATATTTCCGCCTGCGCCTTTGACCCGGCGCTGCTGGACGTGCTCGTGCAGTACAAACCCGGTTATGTGCTCATGCACAGTCAGGGGCGACCGCAAACCATGCAGCACAACCCGCAGTACACCGATGTGCGCCGCGAGGTGCTGCAGTTTTTTGAGCGCGAGATGTCGCGCCTGGTGCGAGCCGGGCTGCCGGAAAACCGCATAATTCTTGACCCCGGCATAGGCTTTGGCAAAACGCTTGAGCACAACCTTGCCCTGCTGGCACATCCCCAAGACTGGCTCTCCCTTGGGCGGCCCGTGCTTATGGCGCTTTCCATGAAATCCGTTTTTGGCGGCCTTCTGGGCCTGCCGCCGCAGCAGCGGGGTCTGGCCACCGCCACCGCCACCGCCATACTGCGCGAAAAGGGTATTTACTGGCATAGGGTGCATGATGTGGCGGCCGCCCGCCAGGCCATGACTGTGGCCATGGCGTTGCGGGCCTGCTGA
- the cdaA gene encoding diadenylate cyclase CdaA: protein MFDHIAIDWRDIMDIAVVSILLYQVIQMLRGSRALTVLTGLGLLTLLYFFSNALGLYTLTWLLQHIFSSLFILIVVIFQADIRQALGEMGARPIFRRSKLKNVGVEEVVTACVEMARLRVGALIVIERSMRLGDMIKREGVRVDAQLSRQLLMNIFYPKAPLHDGAVVISRGRITAAACILPLAEAKGQNFGTRHRAALGIARESDAVVIVVSEERGEISLALKGELMRALDAARLRQVLDEIL, encoded by the coding sequence GTGTTTGACCATATTGCCATAGACTGGCGCGACATTATGGACATCGCCGTGGTCAGCATCCTGCTGTACCAGGTCATCCAGATGTTGCGCGGTTCGCGGGCGCTGACAGTCCTTACGGGGCTGGGCCTGCTGACGCTGCTGTACTTTTTTTCAAACGCCCTGGGGCTCTACACCCTCACATGGCTGCTGCAGCACATCTTTAGCTCACTGTTCATCCTCATTGTGGTTATCTTTCAGGCCGACATCCGTCAGGCCCTGGGCGAGATGGGCGCACGCCCGATATTTCGACGTTCCAAGCTCAAAAACGTCGGCGTGGAAGAAGTGGTGACCGCCTGCGTCGAGATGGCCCGCCTGCGTGTGGGCGCGCTGATTGTTATCGAACGCAGCATGCGCCTTGGCGACATGATCAAACGCGAGGGTGTTCGCGTTGACGCGCAACTGTCGCGTCAGCTGCTCATGAATATCTTTTACCCCAAGGCTCCTCTGCACGACGGCGCGGTGGTTATCAGCCGAGGCAGAATAACCGCTGCCGCCTGCATACTGCCCCTGGCGGAAGCAAAAGGGCAGAATTTTGGCACACGGCATCGCGCGGCCCTGGGCATTGCCCGTGAAAGCGACGCCGTGGTGATTGTTGTTTCTGAAGAACGGGGCGAAATTTCCCTGGCGCTCAAGGGCGAGCTTATGCGGGCCCTTGACGCTGCACGTCTCAGGCAGGTGCTTGATGAAATCCTCTGA
- a CDS encoding GGDEF domain-containing protein: MVDRKQQVERVKLESIARAQRDALHNDLHRLVYKVETLGALAVDPDGHVVEFERVAAALRDDSIVQAFALAPDGIINAVFPCDPANSMLVGQDMLSDSLGSNEAVKARHAPRLTLAGPVTLPDGGSALVGRLSLYLNDGQGHARYWGTAAIFLRFPEVLAASDLYLLGNMNMAFGLWRACTQPDKKRLIAGNIESESGPVSIEVPINILNARWFIRVASNEAWYTSLETWLYVALSILLSLFLSGLVQRNHDLTGIRTYLEAIAYRDPLTGALNRRGLFDELQRRITSAAKSKFVLYYIDLNNFKAINDTYGHEAGDRVLQLFTEVVRAHAHLTHVLGRIGGDEFILLLSGPPVSQRDEVAFDCMRKALANGLPSQKIPGPITFSMGRAVYPDDAQTADALLSCADAAMYQEKERAKNG, encoded by the coding sequence TTGGTCGACCGCAAACAGCAGGTCGAACGGGTCAAGCTTGAAAGCATCGCCCGAGCGCAGCGCGATGCTCTGCACAACGATCTGCACCGCCTTGTCTACAAGGTTGAAACGCTCGGCGCTCTTGCCGTGGACCCTGACGGCCATGTTGTGGAATTTGAGCGCGTGGCTGCCGCCCTGCGCGACGACAGCATCGTTCAGGCCTTTGCGCTGGCCCCCGACGGCATCATCAATGCGGTGTTTCCCTGCGACCCGGCAAACAGCATGCTTGTGGGACAGGACATGCTTTCCGACAGCCTTGGCAGCAACGAGGCCGTCAAGGCGCGCCACGCGCCCCGGCTTACCCTGGCCGGTCCGGTAACCCTGCCGGACGGGGGGTCAGCCCTTGTGGGGCGCTTGTCCCTGTATCTCAACGATGGGCAGGGCCACGCCAGATACTGGGGCACGGCCGCCATTTTTTTGCGCTTTCCCGAGGTGCTGGCCGCCTCCGACCTCTATTTGCTCGGCAACATGAACATGGCCTTTGGTCTGTGGCGCGCCTGCACCCAACCCGACAAAAAGCGCCTGATCGCCGGCAACATCGAGTCAGAAAGCGGGCCTGTCAGCATCGAAGTGCCGATAAACATCCTCAACGCCAGATGGTTCATCCGTGTTGCTTCAAACGAGGCTTGGTACACCTCGCTTGAGACATGGCTTTATGTGGCCCTGAGCATACTTCTGAGCCTGTTTCTCTCTGGTCTTGTGCAGCGAAACCATGACCTCACCGGCATCCGCACCTATCTTGAAGCAATCGCCTATCGTGACCCCCTTACAGGGGCGCTTAACAGGCGAGGACTGTTTGACGAGCTGCAGCGCCGTATAACCTCTGCGGCAAAAAGTAAATTCGTATTATATTACATTGACTTAAATAATTTTAAAGCCATCAATGACACCTATGGACATGAGGCCGGTGACCGAGTATTGCAACTCTTCACAGAGGTCGTGCGCGCGCACGCCCATCTGACCCATGTATTGGGGCGCATCGGGGGCGACGAGTTTATACTTCTGCTCAGCGGCCCCCCGGTTTCGCAACGCGACGAGGTCGCCTTTGACTGCATGCGCAAGGCTCTTGCCAATGGGTTGCCCTCGCAGAAGATTCCCGGCCCCATTACGTTCAGCATGGGACGGGCCGTATACCCTGACGATGCCCAAACAGCGGACGCCCTGCTCTCCTGTGCGGACGCCGCCATGTACCAGGAAAAGGAACGCGCAAAAAACGGCTGA
- the ftsH gene encoding ATP-dependent zinc metalloprotease FtsH: MNQISRNLMLWAIIVLAMVMLFNMFQQPQGITQRVPYSDFLSQVDNGQLLSVTIQGHTLTGRTSDGKTVQSYAPQDLGLVNRLIEKKVEVKAEPPEEQPWYMTLLVSWFPMLLLVGVWIFFMRQMQGGGGKAMSFGRSRARLLNQDSARVTFADVAGVDEAKDELSEVVEFLSNPKKFTRLGGRIPKGVLLVGPPGTGKTLLARAVAGEAGVPFFSISGSDFVEMFVGVGASRVRDLFVQGKKNAPCLIFIDEIDAVGRQRGAGLGGGHDEREQTLNQLLVEMDGFESNEGVILIAATNRPDVLDPALLRPGRFDRQVMVPTPDLRGRRRILEVHTKRTPLAGDVDLEVLARGTPGFSGADLENLVNEAALQAAKLNQDRLDMRDFEYAKDKVLMGRERRSLILSEEEKRITAYHEGGHALAARLLPGSDPVHKVTIIPRGRALGVTMQLPEEDRHGYSRTFLRNNLVVLLGGRVAEEIIFEDITTGASNDIERVTRMARKMVCEWGMSEAVGTLAIGETGEEVFIGREWVQNKNFSEDTARLVDSEVKRIVEDAHSRCRKLLEENLDALHRIAKALLDRETITGNDLELLMNNQELPPMDSNGKPATTNAKASKTAKPGADFVIEPDTDAQVEKQPDGAASDSTAGSTETGRNSSNENDR; the protein is encoded by the coding sequence TTGAATCAGATAAGTCGCAACCTGATGCTATGGGCAATAATTGTCCTGGCGATGGTCATGCTTTTCAATATGTTCCAGCAGCCGCAGGGGATAACCCAGCGGGTGCCCTACTCGGATTTTCTCAGTCAGGTGGACAACGGGCAGCTTTTGTCCGTGACCATTCAGGGCCATACGCTTACCGGCAGAACCTCTGACGGCAAGACTGTGCAATCGTATGCACCGCAGGATCTCGGTCTGGTAAACCGCCTTATTGAAAAAAAGGTCGAGGTAAAGGCCGAACCGCCTGAAGAGCAACCCTGGTATATGACCCTGCTGGTTTCGTGGTTTCCCATGCTGCTGCTCGTGGGCGTGTGGATTTTCTTTATGCGCCAGATGCAGGGGGGCGGCGGCAAGGCCATGAGCTTTGGCCGCTCGCGCGCGCGCCTGCTCAATCAGGACAGCGCCCGCGTTACCTTTGCCGACGTGGCCGGCGTTGACGAAGCCAAGGACGAACTGTCGGAAGTGGTGGAATTTCTTTCCAACCCCAAAAAGTTTACGCGTCTTGGCGGGCGCATCCCCAAGGGCGTGCTGCTCGTGGGCCCTCCCGGCACGGGTAAAACCCTGCTGGCGCGAGCCGTTGCGGGCGAGGCCGGGGTTCCCTTCTTTTCCATCTCCGGCTCTGATTTTGTTGAAATGTTTGTGGGCGTGGGCGCTTCGCGCGTGCGCGACCTCTTTGTGCAGGGCAAAAAAAACGCTCCCTGCCTCATATTTATTGACGAAATTGACGCTGTTGGCCGCCAGCGCGGCGCTGGCCTCGGCGGCGGACATGACGAACGCGAGCAGACTCTGAACCAGCTGCTGGTGGAAATGGACGGCTTTGAAAGCAACGAGGGCGTTATCCTTATTGCCGCCACCAACCGCCCCGACGTTCTTGACCCTGCCCTGCTGCGCCCTGGCCGCTTTGACCGTCAGGTTATGGTTCCCACGCCCGACCTGCGCGGCCGCCGCCGTATCCTTGAAGTGCACACCAAGCGTACGCCCCTTGCTGGCGACGTGGATCTGGAAGTGCTGGCTCGCGGTACACCGGGCTTCTCCGGCGCGGATCTGGAAAATCTGGTCAACGAGGCTGCCCTTCAGGCCGCCAAGCTCAATCAGGACCGTCTGGACATGCGCGACTTCGAGTATGCCAAGGACAAAGTTCTCATGGGTCGCGAGCGCCGCAGTCTTATCCTCTCCGAGGAAGAAAAGCGCATCACCGCCTACCATGAAGGCGGCCACGCTCTTGCGGCCCGCCTGTTGCCCGGCTCAGACCCTGTGCACAAGGTCACCATCATCCCGCGTGGCCGTGCCCTGGGCGTTACCATGCAGCTGCCGGAAGAAGACCGCCACGGCTACTCCCGCACGTTCCTGCGCAACAACCTTGTGGTGCTGCTGGGCGGTCGCGTGGCGGAAGAAATCATTTTTGAAGACATAACCACCGGCGCTTCCAACGACATCGAGCGTGTCACCCGCATGGCCCGCAAGATGGTGTGCGAATGGGGCATGAGCGAAGCCGTGGGCACGCTTGCCATCGGCGAAACCGGTGAAGAAGTATTTATCGGCCGCGAGTGGGTGCAGAATAAAAACTTCAGCGAAGACACCGCCCGTCTGGTCGACTCGGAAGTAAAGCGCATTGTGGAAGACGCGCACAGCCGCTGCCGCAAGCTGCTTGAGGAAAACCTTGACGCCCTGCACCGCATTGCCAAGGCCCTGCTTGACCGCGAGACCATCACGGGCAATGACCTTGAGCTGCTGATGAACAACCAGGAGCTGCCCCCCATGGACAGCAACGGAAAGCCAGCGACCACCAACGCCAAGGCCTCCAAAACCGCCAAACCCGGAGCGGACTTTGTCATTGAGCCCGACACCGACGCTCAGGTGGAAAAGCAACCCGACGGCGCAGCTTCTGACTCTACTGCCGGTTCAACAGAAACTGGCCGGAACAGCAGTAACGAAAATGACCGATAG
- a CDS encoding CdaR family protein, with translation MKSSDPSRRPPHLLSMLLAVFIAVSMWYMVSVRDRLEAQIEVNLDYFGIPANLVVTDGLINKAVVRLRGPETLLRSVTQRKIIQAVDLSTIKKGTTVVPLSAEHLGAGFRAFELIDVQPPRIVVKADNLQERSVPVRAVVDSPLRGGALTVENVSVTPATVALRGPESVVTAISSVPLTIMLDPKAAGTTVHQTITLDTPGMVTANPPSVKVQYTITSGRTVVSRRCKVELAKENRPFFTVEPDEIAVLVEVPDALAKNSHYLGEMDVSLITPDIPPGESVKVPLRFKLPEGMTLLNPVTEEVTVTRKKK, from the coding sequence ATGAAATCCTCTGATCCCTCTCGCCGCCCGCCGCATCTGCTTTCCATGCTGCTGGCGGTGTTCATAGCCGTGAGCATGTGGTACATGGTCAGCGTGCGCGACCGGCTGGAAGCGCAGATCGAAGTAAACCTGGATTATTTTGGCATTCCCGCCAATCTGGTGGTGACGGACGGTCTCATCAACAAGGCTGTTGTGCGCCTGCGCGGGCCGGAAACCCTGCTGCGCTCGGTTACGCAGCGCAAGATCATTCAGGCCGTCGACCTGTCTACCATCAAAAAAGGCACCACGGTCGTGCCCCTGTCGGCAGAGCATCTGGGGGCGGGGTTTCGAGCGTTTGAACTCATCGACGTGCAACCGCCCCGTATTGTGGTCAAGGCCGACAACCTTCAGGAGCGCAGCGTACCCGTGCGGGCCGTGGTCGATTCGCCCCTGCGCGGCGGCGCCCTGACCGTGGAAAACGTCAGCGTGACCCCGGCTACGGTGGCGTTGCGCGGGCCGGAGTCTGTCGTTACGGCCATATCAAGCGTGCCCCTGACCATCATGCTTGACCCCAAGGCCGCAGGCACAACCGTGCACCAGACCATCACCCTGGACACTCCGGGCATGGTCACGGCCAACCCGCCTTCGGTCAAGGTGCAGTACACCATCACCAGCGGCAGAACAGTGGTGTCGCGCCGCTGCAAGGTTGAGCTCGCCAAGGAAAACAGGCCCTTCTTTACCGTGGAGCCCGATGAAATCGCAGTTCTGGTAGAGGTGCCCGACGCACTGGCCAAAAACAGCCATTATCTGGGCGAGATGGACGTTTCGCTCATCACCCCCGATATTCCGCCTGGTGAGAGCGTCAAGGTGCCCCTGCGCTTTAAGCTGCCGGAGGGCATGACTCTCTTGAACCCCGTTACAGAAGAAGTTACGGTAACAAGAAAAAAGAAATAG